From the Leptospira sp. WS60.C2 genome, one window contains:
- a CDS encoding MBL fold metallo-hydrolase, producing the protein MKITLFGVRGSLPTPTSKQEQREKTLKILHLAREEWDKNPDGFSEEAFVDQLPLPLSQDLGGNTTCVLIEGNGGERVILDMGTGLRVLGNQLASEAFSGKEMNLHILVSHTHWDHIQGWPFFKPGYSPSVNIHFYSCIPNLQERLERQQHPENFPVTFQQMASNKQFHLWKEFESYTLGGLKIIPFGLRHPGSCTGYRIREGNKIFLFCTDVEYREEDREHLLKMKPQIAGADLIIIDAQYSTSEAEKKIGWGHTAVSKAVEFAEMMEIRSVVLTHHEPDHTDHEVSRIILEEARLLKPGGMQVHIAHEGQKFIL; encoded by the coding sequence ATGAAAATAACTCTTTTTGGTGTTCGAGGTTCTCTCCCTACACCGACTTCAAAACAGGAACAACGAGAAAAAACCTTAAAGATTCTGCATTTGGCAAGAGAAGAGTGGGATAAAAACCCAGATGGTTTTTCAGAAGAAGCGTTTGTAGACCAACTTCCGCTTCCACTTTCGCAAGACTTAGGTGGGAATACAACTTGTGTTCTCATTGAAGGAAATGGAGGTGAGAGAGTTATATTGGATATGGGAACGGGGCTTCGAGTGTTAGGAAACCAATTGGCTTCCGAAGCATTTAGTGGAAAGGAAATGAACCTCCATATTTTGGTTTCTCACACACATTGGGATCATATCCAAGGGTGGCCTTTTTTTAAGCCAGGGTATTCTCCTTCCGTTAACATTCATTTTTATTCCTGTATTCCAAATTTGCAAGAACGTCTGGAAAGGCAACAACACCCGGAAAATTTTCCAGTTACGTTCCAACAAATGGCTTCCAATAAACAATTTCACTTATGGAAAGAATTCGAATCTTATACGTTAGGTGGTTTGAAAATCATTCCTTTTGGACTGCGCCATCCTGGTTCATGCACTGGATATAGAATTCGAGAGGGGAACAAAATATTTTTATTTTGTACAGATGTGGAGTATCGAGAAGAAGACAGGGAACATTTGTTAAAGATGAAGCCACAAATTGCTGGTGCTGATCTCATTATCATTGATGCTCAATACAGCACATCGGAAGCCGAGAAAAAAATAGGATGGGGGCACACAGCTGTTAGTAAAGCAGTAGAATTTGCAGAGATGATGGAGATTCGTTCTGTTGTTTTGACTCATCACGAACCGGATCACACCGATCACGAAGTCTCTAGAATTATTTTAGAGGAAGCACGCCTTCTGAAACCAGGTGGGATGCAAGTACATATTGCCCATGAAGGTCAAAAGTTTATCTTATAA
- a CDS encoding tRNA (guanosine(46)-N(7))-methyltransferase TrmB, translating to MNPEIQEKLWKFTTRTSYHSDYLLQPKERGKKIDIKNSFPPATTHFVLELGSGWGEVAIELAKNHHQTGYLLMEKKVNRIIHTEKQRKMLGLENIRYMTVNFQWFFDELLEKEIFDKIIINFPDPWPKKKHRKNRLMQPHMLQQIYTLLKPGGELLFATDYGPYARKTISLFRNFPNLIWTDKEYEFERPDFPISFFETEKRNEGKRIYYLKRIKPIGGVS from the coding sequence GTGAATCCTGAAATCCAAGAAAAACTTTGGAAGTTTACCACACGAACTTCTTACCACTCAGACTATCTCCTGCAACCTAAAGAACGTGGGAAAAAAATCGACATAAAAAATTCTTTCCCTCCTGCTACCACTCACTTTGTTTTAGAGCTTGGATCTGGTTGGGGCGAAGTTGCCATAGAATTGGCAAAAAATCACCACCAAACAGGTTACCTATTGATGGAGAAGAAGGTGAACCGCATCATTCATACCGAAAAACAAAGGAAAATGCTTGGATTGGAAAATATCCGTTATATGACGGTTAACTTCCAATGGTTTTTCGATGAGTTACTTGAGAAAGAAATTTTTGACAAAATCATCATCAATTTCCCAGATCCTTGGCCGAAAAAAAAACACCGCAAAAATCGATTGATGCAACCCCATATGCTTCAACAAATCTACACGTTGTTAAAACCAGGTGGGGAACTTTTATTTGCTACTGATTATGGTCCCTACGCGAGAAAGACTATTTCTCTCTTTCGTAACTTTCCCAACTTGATTTGGACTGACAAAGAATATGAATTTGAACGCCCAGATTTCCCTATTTCTTTCTTCGAAACGGAAAAACGAAACGAAGGGAAACGGATTTACTACTTAAAACGAATCAAGCCGATTGGAGGTGTCAGTTAA